A DNA window from Comamonas sp. 26 contains the following coding sequences:
- a CDS encoding tetratricopeptide repeat protein, which produces MPRQQPELCGLAAVSQGLALLILVLVCAEAAEARTRSAEAAHWGALRPQPVPIASTPLPAQSIPPLTTDSPRIEAPATPLTPGISAPPLPSPGETLMPKAAAGMLLNREIEQLQKTASPASGYGSSSASAQAAWLLGLIYLHGTGVRIDQPLALQWFERAARKGREPWAFAGLAWCAIDGCGTAANPATATQSISHLRAAHPARADFLAWLQATRLKPLQLNTASAGASPATPERQLLERAAAAGDVQANIELGIQAFASKQTSQAVTYFRRVAARSSVAAENLRIVQSRGQASEAAAPSAQPGSAQFALDMARMYHRGQGVPANYAEALRFYRLAEQRGSSEAHKMIELIFSRPMPNGSFDPGWMQQLARVDLSHATPQIASSVTALQLQREPTPLFDLLPAVWQKRQQAIAP; this is translated from the coding sequence ATGCCCCGGCAGCAGCCTGAGCTCTGTGGCCTCGCGGCAGTCAGCCAAGGGCTTGCGCTGTTGATCCTGGTCTTGGTCTGTGCCGAGGCGGCAGAGGCTCGCACCCGCTCTGCGGAGGCTGCCCACTGGGGCGCTCTGCGACCTCAACCAGTTCCCATCGCCAGCACCCCATTGCCTGCGCAGAGCATCCCACCCCTCACCACCGATAGCCCTCGCATTGAGGCACCGGCCACGCCTCTGACACCCGGCATCAGCGCCCCTCCACTCCCCTCTCCGGGCGAAACACTTATGCCCAAGGCCGCAGCAGGCATGCTGCTGAACCGAGAAATTGAGCAGCTGCAAAAAACAGCCTCGCCTGCCAGCGGCTACGGCAGCAGCAGCGCCAGTGCGCAGGCCGCGTGGCTGCTGGGCCTGATATATCTGCATGGCACAGGCGTGCGCATCGACCAGCCACTCGCTTTGCAGTGGTTTGAACGCGCGGCGCGCAAAGGGCGCGAGCCTTGGGCTTTTGCCGGTCTTGCCTGGTGCGCCATTGATGGCTGCGGCACCGCCGCCAACCCGGCAACCGCCACTCAATCAATCAGTCACTTGCGGGCCGCGCACCCTGCGCGTGCAGATTTTTTGGCCTGGCTTCAGGCCACACGCCTCAAGCCCTTGCAGCTCAACACGGCATCGGCAGGTGCCAGCCCCGCCACGCCCGAGCGGCAGCTGCTGGAGCGTGCTGCTGCCGCTGGTGACGTTCAGGCCAATATCGAGCTGGGGATTCAAGCATTCGCCAGCAAGCAAACCTCACAGGCTGTGACCTACTTTCGCCGGGTGGCTGCGCGCTCTTCCGTGGCCGCAGAAAACCTGCGCATTGTCCAGTCGCGAGGTCAAGCCTCTGAAGCAGCCGCACCCTCGGCTCAGCCGGGATCGGCACAGTTCGCACTCGATATGGCCCGTATGTACCACCGCGGGCAAGGCGTGCCCGCCAACTATGCGGAAGCTTTGCGCTTTTACCGTCTGGCTGAGCAACGTGGCAGCTCGGAGGCCCACAAAATGATTGAACTCATTTTCTCCAGACCCATGCCCAACGGCAGCTTTGACCCGGGCTGGATGCAGCAACTCGCCAGGGTTGACCTCAGCCACGCCACTCCGCAGATTGCCAGCAGTGTCACGGCATTACAGCTTCAGCGTGAGCCGACTCCGTTGTTCGACCTTCTGCCTGCCGTCTGGCAAAAAAGGCAGCAAGCGATTGCGCCGTAA